Proteins encoded within one genomic window of Triticum aestivum cultivar Chinese Spring chromosome 2D, IWGSC CS RefSeq v2.1, whole genome shotgun sequence:
- the LOC123050024 gene encoding probable protein phosphatase 2C 43 isoform X1 → MWPWLEKIASACWDRVRRYAPTSTRRDEDGGSGSGADADDLLLWSRDLGRHAAGDFSFAVVQANEVLEDHSQVETGAAATFVGVYDGHGGAEASRFISNHLSAHLVRLAQESGAVSENVVRNAFSATEEGFLSLVRRTHLIKPSIAAIGSCCLVGVIWRKTLYLANLGDSRAVVGCLVGSNKIFAEQLTRDHNASIEEVRQELKSLHPDDSQIVVLKNGVWRIKGIIQVSRSIGDAYLKKQEFAVDPSITRFHLSEPLRRPVLTSEPSISTRLIRPQDSFVIFASDGLWEHLTNQQAVEIVHNNPREGIARRLIKAALKEAARKREMRYNDITKLEKGVRRFFHDDITVVVVFIDHGLLQEGNASAPELSVRGFVESRGSSSFSGLNSIS, encoded by the exons ATGTGGCCGTGGTTGGAGAAGATTGCGTCCGCGTGCTGGGACCGGGTCCGGAGGTACGCGCCTACGAGTACGAGGAGGGATGAggacggcggcagcggcagcggcgcagACGCCGACGACCTGCTGCTCTGGTCGCGGGACCTTGGGCGCCACGCGGCGGGGGACTTTTCCTTCGCCGTCGTCCAGGCCAACGAGGTGCTCGAGGACCACAGCCAGGTCGAGACCGGCGCCGCCGCCACCTTCGTCGGCGTCTACGACGGCCACGGCGGCGCCGAGGCCTCCCGCTTCATCTCCAACCACCTTTCCGCGCACCTCGTCC GTCTTGCCCAAGAAAGTGGAGCAGTATCTGAGAATGTTGTCCGAAATGCCTTTTCTGCTACAGAGGAAGGCTTCCTGTCGCTCGTGCGCAGGACACACTTGATAAAACCTTCTATTGCTGCCATCGGATCTTGCTGTCTGGTTGGTGTCATATGGAGAAAAACACTTTACCTGGCCAATCTTGGCGATTCTCGGGCGGTTGTCGGTTGTTTAGTTGGATCAAACAAGATTTTTGCCGAGCAGCTAACGAGAGACCACAACGCAAGCATCGAGGAAGTGAGGCAGGAGCTTAAATCTCTTCACCCTGATGACTCACAGATTGTTGTTCTGAAAAATGGCGTCTGGCGCATCAAAGGCATTATACAG GTTTCAAGGTCTATAGGTGATGCATATCTAAAGAAGCAAGAATTCGCTGTCGATCCATCCATAACTCGATTCCATCTCTCCGAGCCTCTCCGACGGCCCGTTCTAACTTCCGAGCCCTCAATAAGCACGAGGCTTATTCGTCCACAAGATAGTTTTGTTATCTTTGCATCGGATGGATTATGGGAGCACCTTACAAACCAGCAAGCCGTCGAAATCGTGCACAACAATCCACGTGAA GGTATTGCAAGGAGGCTGATAAAAGCAGCTTTGAAAGAAGCTGCACGGAAGAGGGAAATGAGGTACAACGATATTACGAAACTAGAGAAAGGAGTCCGTCGATTCTTCCATGATGACATCACAGTTGTTGTAGTTTTCATTGATCATGGGCTACTGCAGGAGGGGAATGCTTCTGCTCCTGAACTTTCAGTTCGTGGGTTTGTTGAGTCAAGAGGCTCCTCCAGCTTTTCAGGGTTAAATAGCATTTCTTGA
- the LOC123050024 gene encoding probable protein phosphatase 2C 43 isoform X2 has translation MWPWLEKIASACWDRVRRYAPTSTRRDEDGGSGSGADADDLLLWSRDLGRHAAGDFSFAVVQANEVLEDHSQVETGAAATFVGVYDGHGGAEASRFISNHLSAHLVRLAQESGAVSENVVRNAFSATEEGFLSLVRRTHLIKPSIAAIGSCCLVGVIWRKTLYLANLGDSRAVVGCLVGSNKIFAEQLTRDHNASIEEVRQELKSLHPDDSQIVVLKNGVWRIKGIIQVSRSIGDAYLKKQEFAVDPSITRFHLSEPLRRPVLTSEPSISTRLIRPQDSFVIFASDGLWEHLTNQQAVEIVHNNPREGIARRLIKAALKEAARKREMRRGMLLLLNFQFVGLLSQEAPPAFQG, from the exons ATGTGGCCGTGGTTGGAGAAGATTGCGTCCGCGTGCTGGGACCGGGTCCGGAGGTACGCGCCTACGAGTACGAGGAGGGATGAggacggcggcagcggcagcggcgcagACGCCGACGACCTGCTGCTCTGGTCGCGGGACCTTGGGCGCCACGCGGCGGGGGACTTTTCCTTCGCCGTCGTCCAGGCCAACGAGGTGCTCGAGGACCACAGCCAGGTCGAGACCGGCGCCGCCGCCACCTTCGTCGGCGTCTACGACGGCCACGGCGGCGCCGAGGCCTCCCGCTTCATCTCCAACCACCTTTCCGCGCACCTCGTCC GTCTTGCCCAAGAAAGTGGAGCAGTATCTGAGAATGTTGTCCGAAATGCCTTTTCTGCTACAGAGGAAGGCTTCCTGTCGCTCGTGCGCAGGACACACTTGATAAAACCTTCTATTGCTGCCATCGGATCTTGCTGTCTGGTTGGTGTCATATGGAGAAAAACACTTTACCTGGCCAATCTTGGCGATTCTCGGGCGGTTGTCGGTTGTTTAGTTGGATCAAACAAGATTTTTGCCGAGCAGCTAACGAGAGACCACAACGCAAGCATCGAGGAAGTGAGGCAGGAGCTTAAATCTCTTCACCCTGATGACTCACAGATTGTTGTTCTGAAAAATGGCGTCTGGCGCATCAAAGGCATTATACAG GTTTCAAGGTCTATAGGTGATGCATATCTAAAGAAGCAAGAATTCGCTGTCGATCCATCCATAACTCGATTCCATCTCTCCGAGCCTCTCCGACGGCCCGTTCTAACTTCCGAGCCCTCAATAAGCACGAGGCTTATTCGTCCACAAGATAGTTTTGTTATCTTTGCATCGGATGGATTATGGGAGCACCTTACAAACCAGCAAGCCGTCGAAATCGTGCACAACAATCCACGTGAA GGTATTGCAAGGAGGCTGATAAAAGCAGCTTTGAAAGAAGCTGCACGGAAGAGGGAAATGAG GAGGGGAATGCTTCTGCTCCTGAACTTTCAGTTCGTGGGTTTGTTGAGTCAAGAGGCTCCTCCAGCTTTTCAGGGTTAA